GCGCGCGCTAGTTCAGCAGAGCGCGCGCCAGTTCAGCAGAGCGCGCGCTAGTTCAGCGACTCGCGCACGTAGGCGATGGTGTGGACCACGTCGACGAGTCGCTCACGCTGTTCCGCGGTGAGATTCACGAACTGGATCCCCATGCCGGGGTTGGGGCTCATCGCCAACGGACGCACAGGGTTGATCCATTGCACCACGCCATTGAGTACGAAGGGCTCGTCCGCGTCAGGAGGTGCGAAGCGCAGTGTGAGCGCCGTACCGACCTCGAGGGGTTGATTGGTTCGTACGAAGATACCCAACGCGGAGATGTTCGTGATCGCCGCGTAGAGGAAGGTATCGTCCGTCGTGCAGTCGACAGACCACGTCACGTCGATGCGATCCGCGCTGCGACGGTTCGAAGCTGCCTCGTCGGCATCAGGCTGCGAATCGCCGGATTCCCTCACCCGACTGGCCTTAGCGCCGTTCCGGCCTTCTGTCACGTTTCGTCCAAACTTCCTTACGAGTCCCCGCCTAACGCGAGCACTTTGAGTGGGTTCGTCGCACGCAACTGCGCGCGCTGGTGTTGAAAGGGGACGCCTTCCAAGATCGCGTCAATGAACGATGACGAAACCCGCCTTGATGCGGTTGTTGTCATGGCTGCCCTTCTTCACCTCGAGCCGCCGGTCACCGATGTAGAGACCGTACAACACCTCGTAGCGGCCGGGCGTGAAATGCGGTTCTAGACGGATGGTGTGAATGTCCACGATCTGATCGCTCGGACGCCAGAGGTGCGCGGGGTATTTGCCCCCCAGCGTCTCGTGATCCCCGTTGTAGCGTTTTCGGTAACCGTCGATGTGGATGAACGTCTTCCAGTTTCCGCTGATCGACCGATTCACTCGCCAATGGATCGCGAACTGGTAGTCGACACCAGGCTTGACCACCGGCCACGGCTTTCCGTCGACAGTTTCCGTAGGCACCGGCTTGCCATCTTTGGTGAGATCCCAACCCAAGTTGGTGAGCTGATCCAGATTCGCTCCCACGGTAAATTCCGGCTCTCGCGGAGCATCCAGAATCCAATCACGGAATGGATTCTGGTCGACTTCAGCCTCGCCGAGCTGGTTGCTGGCCAGCAGGATCTCGCTCGAGCGGCTATCTAGAACCGGGAGATTCTTGTGGTGCCGCTCACGGAACTTGGCGTTGATCTGCGCCAAGTCGTCCGCGCGCATCACCAGCCAGCGCCGCTCTTGAGCGTTGTCGAGCCAACGCGCTGCCGCCGGAGCGTTGGGTTGAGTGACCACCGCTGAGCCTGCGTAGTAGTTCGCGCTCTGTCCGTTATCACCCAACATGCCCAGGGGCTCCCCCGGCTTCGCTAGGCGACCGTAGGCTTCGAAGACCTCTTTCGGGGAAATCTGTGCCGCCAGCGCGGGGTAGTAGCCAAGACTGAGCACCAGCCCGAAGGCGGCCAGGGGCACTGCGGCCAAGCTGAAACGCGGAAACGCTCTGCGTGCGCGCAACCAGCGCAGCGCATCACGCGCGAGCATGGCAATCACGGGCAACGTCAACGCGAGTGGTAGCAGCAGCCAGACCAGCGCAAGCACGGATCGTAGCTGACTGGGCATGGTCTCGATTCGCTCCCAGTTCAGCATCCGCGAGGAAAGAAAGCTGAGCACCGCGAACGCCAGCGCCCCCGCTTCGATCAGCAGCAAAAAGAAGCGCAGGTTGCCTTCGAAGGCATCCTGGAGCGTGGCGACGTACTCTCGATAGGGCTTCCGATCGAACGGCTGCACACCGCTCGCGTCGCGCTCGCGGCC
This portion of the Polyangiaceae bacterium genome encodes:
- a CDS encoding TIGR02266 family protein; amino-acid sequence: MRESGDSQPDADEAASNRRSADRIDVTWSVDCTTDDTFLYAAITNISALGIFVRTNQPLEVGTALTLRFAPPDADEPFVLNGVVQWINPVRPLAMSPNPGMGIQFVNLTAEQRERLVDVVHTIAYVRESLN